The nucleotide window TTCCGATGACCCCTTCGTATTTTACCGGCCGCCCGCAGATGGCATCGGCCGCCAACCGGCCTTGGCGGTTGGCCGGACCGGCCAGGGGAAGGTAGGTTTTGTCGCCCGTGATCCCGCTTTCCACTTCAATGGCGTCGCCAACGGCGTAAATAGATGGATCGGAAGTCTGGAAGGAGGCGTTGACCCGAATCGCGCCGTTGGTGCCCAGTTCCAGACCGGCTTCTTTGGCCAAGTGGGTTTCGGGCCGCGTCCCGACTGCGATGACAACCAGGTCATAGGGGATCTCTTCCCCATTGCCGAGGAGCGCCCAGTCCTGGCCATCCCTTTGTTCTACGGCCGATAGGGCAGTCTGTAAGTAAAGGTTGACGCCGCGTGCCCGCAGGTGGTTATGGAGGGGGGCCGCCATCTCCGGGTCAAGGTTTTTCGGTAAAACGCGGGAGGCCATCTCGACCAGGGAGACTTTGAGGCCGGCGGCGACCAGGTTTTCGGCGATCTCGAGGCCGATAAAGCCCGCCCCGACTACCAGGGCCCGCTGCGGTTGTTCGTGGCGGAGATAGGTTTTGATCCGGTCCGTATCGGCAACATCCCGCAAGGTAAAGACGTTGTCGCCCTCGAGTCCGGGAATTTTCGGCCGGATTGGCGTGGCACCGGGTGAGAGCAGCAAAAAGTCGTAGGTTTCTTGGTAAACCCGGCCGGAGACCAGTTCTTTTACTTCGACCATTTTCTGCTGGCGATCAATCTTAAGTACTTCATGCCGGGTCCGCACTTCAATGTTATACCGCGCCCGTAAGCCGTGGGGGGTTTGCACAAAAAGGTTGTCCCGGTCGGTGATGACGTCCCCGATGTAGTAGGGTAATCCACAGTTGGCGTAGGAGATGTAACCTCCTCTTTCGATCAGGATAATCTCGGCCTCTTCATCGAGGCGCCGCAACCGGGCTGCTGCGCTGGCCCCACCGGCGACGCCGCCGACAATAACGACTTTCTTCTTCAACTTCCTCACCTCAAATTAAAATTTATGCCTTCTTATGCTTAATTATCGGCGGAGAAGATAAAACCTTTTGGCTTCGCTTGACCCTAAGAAGCAGGGTTCAGCATTATTTTACCGAAATAATTGGTCGTGTAATTATCCTAAACTCCATTATCCCTCCGGGCTCGACCGGAGAGCACCGGCGAATGGGAAAATCCGAATGATGAGGTGATGAAAAATGGATTTTTGGCGGTTGATTGAGGGAAGAAGAAGCATCCGCAAATATAAAAGCGATCCGGTGGAACCGGAAAAAGTGGCCAAGATCTTGGAAGCGGCGCTCCGGGCTCCGTCGTCGCGGAACTTAAAACCCTGGGAGTTTATTGCCGTGACCGAGCCGGCGCTCATAGCGCAGCTGGCCCGGGCGCGTAGCCATAACGCGTTTTTAAAAGAAGCACCCCTGGCGATTGTGGTCTGTGCCGATCCGGCCAAATGCGATGTTTGGGTTGAGGATGCGGCGATTGCGGCCACCTTTATCGGCCTGGCGGCCGCGGCGCTGGGTTTGGGCCATTGCTGGCTCCAAATCCGGCAGCGGGACCACAGCCCGGACCAGACCGCTGAAGAATATGTGCGCGCGGTGTTACGGATCCCGGAACACCTCAAAGTCGAGGCGATTGTGGCCATCGGTTATCCCGCCGAGGAAAAACCGGGGCATCCCCGCACCGGGTTGGCCTTTGACAAGCTTCACCACAATGTTTACGGTGAACCCTTTACCGGTCTGCCTTGAGCCTGTGGTGCCCTCCGGCGCGCGGCATGCCCGCCGGTACAGGACGCCGCAGGAAAGGGCAGGAGAGAACATTTTTCCGACCAGGCTCTTGCCATGGCCAAACGATCCTGTTATTATTTGTAGTATTCATAGTTATCCTGCATACTGGAGATGACCGGTTTGTGTAAACGAGCAACGATTGGACCGAAATTGGGCTATTGGTTTGGGGTGTTGAAGGCAATCGCTTTATCAACCTATAAAGAGTGGGCTGCTTACCGCAGCCAAATGGCGGTCACCATCTTTGTCGGTCCGGTCTTTTTTTTTAACCCAGATCTTTATCTGGCGGGCGGTTTACGCCACCCGGACCACCCTCAACGGGCTGACCTTGGAACAAATGCTGACTTATTACGGGATCGCCACGTTGATTGGTTGTCTGACCTATGATTCTACCGACTGGGATCTACAGTGGTCAATCCGGACGGGAAGTTTCTTAACTTATCTGCTCCGGCCAATTTCCTACAGCTTTTTGGCCTTTGCGCAGAAGATCGGCCACCGGATTCTTGCCTTTTGGGTGGAGAGCGTGCCCGTGTTTTTGATCTTCTTTTTTGTGTTTAAGATCCGGTTGGTCCCGGCGGAGCCGGCTTGGGCTTTGCTTTCGCTGGGTTTAAGTTTTGTGCTCATTTTTTTAACCAACTACTGCATCGGGATTACCGCTTTTTGGCTCACGAAAACCGAGGGGATCCGCCGGGCCTTTCTTTCGCTACGGGATTTATCGGCCGGGATGCTGATTCCGCTGACCTTTTTCCCGGAGTGGATGCAAAAGATCCTGTTTTATCTGCCTTTCCAGTTCATCACTTACGTGCCCACCAGGGTTTTCATCGGCCACTACGAACTGGCGGGCGTCAGTCTGCCCATCCCGCAGGTGGTCGCGTTACAGTTCGTCGCGACGGTGGTGATGTACGCGGTCGCCCGGGTTCTCTGGTATTTCGGGATTAAACGGTTTACGGGGGTGGGTGCGTGAGGAACAACATCCGGATTTACTTGCAAGGAGCAAAAACCGCCTTGGCCACCCGGATGGCCTACCGGGCCGATTTCTTCATGAGCATGCTGATCATGTTGCTGGTAGAGATGACCGTCCCCATGATCACCATCCTGATTTACCAGAACGGGGCCACCTTCCCCGGTTGGGACATGTACGAAGCATTGCTCATCCAAGGGGTTTTTTTGTTGGGCAAAGGGATTGCCGCCCCGTTCTTTTTTGGGATCGTCTGGAACACAATCGAACGGGTCCAGAACGGCACCTTCGATTTGTTGTTGATTAAACCCAAACCCGTGCTTTTCATGGCGATTGTAACCGGGTTTGATGCGGAGGATCTGGGCAAGCTGG belongs to Capillibacterium thermochitinicola and includes:
- a CDS encoding FAD-dependent oxidoreductase, with product MKKKVVIVGGVAGGASAAARLRRLDEEAEIILIERGGYISYANCGLPYYIGDVITDRDNLFVQTPHGLRARYNIEVRTRHEVLKIDRQQKMVEVKELVSGRVYQETYDFLLLSPGATPIRPKIPGLEGDNVFTLRDVADTDRIKTYLRHEQPQRALVVGAGFIGLEIAENLVAAGLKVSLVEMASRVLPKNLDPEMAAPLHNHLRARGVNLYLQTALSAVEQRDGQDWALLGNGEEIPYDLVVIAVGTRPETHLAKEAGLELGTNGAIRVNASFQTSDPSIYAVGDAIEVESGITGDKTYLPLAGPANRQGRLAADAICGRPVKYEGVIGTAIVKVFDLTAGSVGFTEEFLKHSGQKYLTAITHPLSHAGYYPGATHLDIKLLFTPEGRILGAQVVGAHNVDKTLDVIATVMKTGGTVDDLAALELAYAPPFSSAKNPVNIAGYVAGNIIRGDLPVASWDQILDQENPDFLLLDVRSKSQFAAGALEGALHIPLAELRQRLHELPRDKEIIVYCTIGLTSYLATRILIQNGFKARNLSGGWQTLKPILDDRRATAAQKNR
- a CDS encoding ABC transporter permease, with the translated sequence MSVRSFFLTQIFIWRAVYATRTTLNGLTLEQMLTYYGIATLIGCLTYDSTDWDLQWSIRTGSFLTYLLRPISYSFLAFAQKIGHRILAFWVESVPVFLIFFFVFKIRLVPAEPAWALLSLGLSFVLIFLTNYCIGITAFWLTKTEGIRRAFLSLRDLSAGMLIPLTFFPEWMQKILFYLPFQFITYVPTRVFIGHYELAGVSLPIPQVVALQFVATVVMYAVARVLWYFGIKRFTGVGA
- a CDS encoding nitroreductase family protein, giving the protein MDFWRLIEGRRSIRKYKSDPVEPEKVAKILEAALRAPSSRNLKPWEFIAVTEPALIAQLARARSHNAFLKEAPLAIVVCADPAKCDVWVEDAAIAATFIGLAAAALGLGHCWLQIRQRDHSPDQTAEEYVRAVLRIPEHLKVEAIVAIGYPAEEKPGHPRTGLAFDKLHHNVYGEPFTGLP